Sequence from the Procambarus clarkii isolate CNS0578487 unplaced genomic scaffold, FALCON_Pclarkii_2.0 HiC_scaffold_1667, whole genome shotgun sequence genome:
CTATAGAGACAAATTACCGTCTTCATTACTGTCGAGAAGTGGACTAGGGataattaattaaaatatgttttctagtaacacctgtggtagggatGTCATCTTTTAGACTGGAATTTGTATTGATTTACACATGATATAtaaagtgttcatcaataaaaatAAGTACGTAGTTAGGTAGtagtatttttttttatctgggacgtgaatttttttttattttttttttttgggggggggggggggggtgcccaggTTGAGTGTAAAAAATGTAGTAAAATTTCCACAATTAAAATTTCTATTTTTATCACATAATTTCCACTTAGTTCCCTATATTTTTCTTACCATTATTTCAGCTTTTTACTAGGATCTGGTAAAGGATTTCAGCTGATAAACTCTATAGTCCCAATTTTAAGTCTATGAGTcaacaggaagaggaggaggaggaggaggaggaggaggaggggggagggagattgtgtattatataaagagagagagagagagagagatgcctctCTCAGTCACTAACTAGTCAGTCTAATAAAACGCTCACATTTTGTTTTCATAGCAATGAGAGAAGAAAAAAATCGTTTGGAGACTTTTAAGGACTGTAACTtcagtgtaaacagtcatgtaCTTGCAAAGGCGGGTTTCTATTATACTCATAAAGCAAATCTTTTAGAATGTTCAATGTGCCATTTTCAAATTGATGCCACGAACGTAAACAAAGATGAAAATAGAATCATTGCTTTACATAAGAAAGAGAAACCAGAATGCACATTTAATCAGAACGTGAAAAGATCTATTTCTAAGAAGTTTGATTCATATGACAGTTTACGGTTTGAAAAGGAACGTTTGGATACCTACATAGATTGGCCACTTGAATGGTTAGAACCATCTGATTTGGCTCGTGATGGCTTTTACTATCTGCGAACAAATGACCACGTTGCTTGTGTCTTTTGTCGAGGCATTGTTGGTTCCTGGGAAAGAGGAGACACTCCCAGAGGCGAACATCAGCGGCACTTTCCCCATTGTCAATTCATTCGAAACCAACCAGTGGGAAATTTTCCactgatatttaatgaaaaattcgAGGGTTATTCCATTCCACTGAGAAATAGTAAAAATTCGTCCTATAGACAAGGAATAGATGTCTGTGGTCTAAGTCCTATGACAGACAATGGAATAGATGTCTGTGGTCTAAGTCCTATGACAGACAATGGAATAGATGTCTGTGGTCTAAGTCCTATGACAGACAATGGAATAGATGTCTGTGGTCTAAGTCCTATGACAGACAATGGAATAGATGTCTGTGGTCTAAGTCCTACGACAGACAATGGAGTTCACCAACATACCATTGCCAAGCGAAAAGACTACTTAACACTTGAAAGTCGCCTAGCAAGCTTTAACAATTGGCCTGAACGTGTAACACAGAAACCAACTGAATTGTCAGAAGCTGGATTCTTCTATTGTGGTTTAAGTGATCATGTGCGCTGTTATCATTGTGGGAATGGACTTCGAAACTGGGAAACTGATGATATACCTTGGGATGAACATGCTCGCTGGTACCCAGAGTGTACCTTCCTCTTCTTGATGAAAGGAAaagaattcattgatcaggtatgtcagctaagtaacttgaaatgaaggttgactattattattgtaatctttataaagccatttgtaacattaactttatttttttttcaggttCAAGGGGAAAGGTCACCTTATGAGACAAACCCTTCAATAACCCATATCAATGAAGATCAACACAAACTTATTAAGGAACTAGACATAACTAAGCACCTTATTTCAATGGGTTTCCAGGAAGATCATGTGATGACAACGTATCATAATCAACTCAAAGAGAAGGGGTTACCTTTCTTTGACATTGGG
This genomic interval carries:
- the LOC138362348 gene encoding baculoviral IAP repeat-containing protein 7-like; this translates as MREEKNRLETFKDCNFSVNSHVLAKAGFYYTHKANLLECSMCHFQIDATNVNKDENRIIALHKKEKPECTFNQNVKRSISKKFDSYDSLRFEKERLDTYIDWPLEWLEPSDLARDGFYYLRTNDHVACVFCRGIVGSWERGDTPRGEHQRHFPHCQFIRNQPVGNFPLIFNEKFEGYSIPLRNSKNSSYRQGIDVCGLSPMTDNGIDVCGLSPMTDNGIDVCGLSPMTDNGIDVCGLSPMTDNGIDVCGLSPTTDNGVHQHTIAKRKDYLTLESRLASFNNWPERVTQKPTELSEAGFFYCGLSDHVRCYHCGNGLRNWETDDIPWDEHARWYPECTFLFLMKGKEFIDQVCQLSNLVQGERSPYETNPSITHINEDQHKLIKELDITKHLISMGFQEDHVMTTYHNQLKEKGLPFFDIGSFIEAVLQYMEDEVRKCLVNKLALAEVDVVPSPPMSDRNELASDTNQQVESSTTLMELALAEPIVDELALAEVGVVPSQPMSDGTEVESTIVDELTLTEVDVAPSPPMSGDSNPQPLFGRITDQVAALPKSEVPCNHICTCLKCASNISTCPICRAEIKYTIKAIIS